DNA from Negativicutes bacterium:
AAAAGCAAATGCGGAAGAAAAGGTGGTTATTATGCTAAAACGTATTGGAGTATTGACAAGTGGTGGCGATAGCCCGGGAATGAATGCAGCAACAAGAGCTGTAGTAAGAGTTGCAATTTCGGAAGGTGCAGAAGTATGGGGAATCCGTAATGGCTATAAAGGTTTACTGGAAGAAGATTTATCAAAGCTTAATTTTCGTTCAGTCGGTGATATTATTCAACGTGGTGGAACATTTTTAGGAACTGCCAGATGTAATGAATTTAAGACGCCAGAGGGCCGAGCGAAGGCAGTTGAGGTTTTAAATAAGTATAAAATTGAAGGGTTAGTTGTTATCGGTGGTGATGGAAGTCTAAGAGGAGCTAGACAATTGGCAGACCTAGGAGTCGCTGTTGTGGGCTTGCCGGGAACGATTGATAACGATATTTGGGGCACAGACTATACTATTGGTTTTGATACAGCTTGTAATACCATTCTTGATGCAATAAATAAACTCAAAGATACGGCGTCGGCTCATAGTAGGGTTATTGTACTAGAGGTTATGGGACGTAAATCAGGGTTATTAGCGGTAATGACCGGTATTGCCGGTGGTGCTGAGAAAATATTAATTCCTGAAGTTAAATTTGATGTCAATGAATTAAGCAATCAAATTAAGTTTTCTCACGCAGCGGGAAAATGGTATAGTATTATTGTTTTGGCAGAGGGCGCTGGCAGTGCCGTGGAAATTGGAAAGGTCATTGGTGAACAGACTGGATTAGATACTAGAGTATCGGTGTTGGGTCATATTCAAAGAGGCGGTTCACCGACTGCGGTGGATAGAATTAATGCCAGTCTATTAGGGCAAAAAGCAGCTACCTCAATATTGTCGGGAATTACCAATGTGATGTTTGGCTATGAAAAAGGGCAAATTGTTAGTGTTGACTTGATTGATGCAGTTCGTAATAAAAAAGTTATTGATCCTGTTTTATATAAACTAGCAGAAATATTATCGCGTTAAACTAAAGCACACAGTTAATATTATGGATATTAATTGTGTGTTTTTTATTGAAAATATAGTTTTAATGCAGTACAATGAAAAACGTTGGTGTTTTACTGAAACTTTTATATATTCTATTCTTTATAAATATTATTAGATCGGAGCTTAAAATGGAAAGATTAATTCCTAGGGTAGCTGCTGTTCACGATATCTCTTGCGTCGGGCGGTGTTCCTTAACCACGATAATCCCGGTATTGTCTTGTATGGGGATTCAGGTTTGTCCGTTGCCAACAGCTATTCTTAGTACACATTTAGGTGGCTTTAAAGATGTTGCTTTTGTTGATTGTACTGAGCATATTGATAAATTTTCAAAGCATTGGCAAAGTGAAAATATAAAATTCAATTGCATTTATAGTGGCTTTTTAGCGTCAGAAGATCAAATTGGTGTTGTGGAAAAATTTATTGAAGATTTTGCCTACTCTCATCCATTGGTGTTAATTGATCCGGTGATGGGGGATGAAGGAAAACTTTATTCTGTTTATAATGAAAAGATGCAAGAAGCGATGAAAGGCTTGATTGCCAAGGCTGATGTAATAACGCCTAATTATACCGAAGCTTGTTTTTTATTAGGAAAGCAGTATCAAGATAGTGTTGATAATTTACAGGAACTAGAGTCTTGGTTGATGGAACTAGCTGACTTCGGACCGGATAAGGTTGTGATGACCGGTATTCCGTTTAAAGGAAGTTCCTTTTTAAATATTGCTTATCAAAAGAGCACTGATGAATTTTGGCGGATTGAGAATAACTATATTCCGGCACGCTATCCTGGAACTGGCGATATTTTTGCCAGTGTGTTATTAGGTTGTTTACTAAAAGGCAAATCACTACCATTTGCCGTTGACAAAGCTGCTAATTTTGTGG
Protein-coding regions in this window:
- the pfkA gene encoding 6-phosphofructokinase, whose amino-acid sequence is MLKRIGVLTSGGDSPGMNAATRAVVRVAISEGAEVWGIRNGYKGLLEEDLSKLNFRSVGDIIQRGGTFLGTARCNEFKTPEGRAKAVEVLNKYKIEGLVVIGGDGSLRGARQLADLGVAVVGLPGTIDNDIWGTDYTIGFDTACNTILDAINKLKDTASAHSRVIVLEVMGRKSGLLAVMTGIAGGAEKILIPEVKFDVNELSNQIKFSHAAGKWYSIIVLAEGAGSAVEIGKVIGEQTGLDTRVSVLGHIQRGGSPTAVDRINASLLGQKAATSILSGITNVMFGYEKGQIVSVDLIDAVRNKKVIDPVLYKLAEILSR
- a CDS encoding pyridoxamine kinase, encoding MERLIPRVAAVHDISCVGRCSLTTIIPVLSCMGIQVCPLPTAILSTHLGGFKDVAFVDCTEHIDKFSKHWQSENIKFNCIYSGFLASEDQIGVVEKFIEDFAYSHPLVLIDPVMGDEGKLYSVYNEKMQEAMKGLIAKADVITPNYTEACFLLGKQYQDSVDNLQELESWLMELADFGPDKVVMTGIPFKGSSFLNIAYQKSTDEFWRIENNYIPARYPGTGDIFASVLLGCLLKGKSLPFAVDKAANFVAKAVELTYFAHTPKREGVLLESLLGELCVIK